One Flavobacterium sp. 90 DNA segment encodes these proteins:
- a CDS encoding OmpA family protein — MSKKALYLLGIAITIILGTFLYLKFCCNCNVETPPVDTEKVTNVIVKDTNFVPFVLSGTGIDYHTNDNLKFLKNSSALITPVSDSVNVGIENLKTFLAANAKQKVTITGYATSDETNTTSFENLGLARANDIKNYFVSKGLSAAQFDTKGEVIDKWKTSADTLLGPAEYKFEAVDTTAVASDEWTALKDSINANPLILHFNTNKSSDNLSSVEKLKVAAIVKYTGHVKEAVVLIVGHSDNVGNRDSNVILGQKRADFSKKYLSKNGIDAFRITTESKGPDEPVGENTTAQGKANNRRTVITIK, encoded by the coding sequence ATGTCTAAAAAAGCACTTTACCTATTAGGCATTGCAATAACCATTATATTGGGTACATTCTTATATCTCAAATTTTGTTGCAATTGCAATGTAGAAACGCCACCAGTTGATACTGAAAAGGTTACAAATGTAATAGTCAAGGACACCAATTTTGTTCCTTTTGTTCTTAGCGGTACAGGAATTGACTATCATACAAATGATAATCTTAAGTTCCTGAAAAACAGTTCGGCATTAATTACGCCAGTAAGTGATTCTGTAAATGTTGGAATTGAAAATCTTAAAACATTTTTAGCTGCAAATGCGAAGCAAAAAGTTACGATAACGGGTTATGCTACTTCTGATGAAACCAATACAACTAGTTTTGAAAATCTAGGTTTAGCGAGGGCAAACGATATTAAAAATTACTTTGTTTCTAAAGGTTTATCAGCGGCTCAATTTGATACAAAAGGTGAAGTTATTGATAAATGGAAAACGAGTGCTGACACTCTTCTAGGTCCGGCAGAATATAAGTTTGAAGCTGTTGATACAACTGCTGTTGCAAGTGATGAATGGACTGCTTTGAAGGATTCAATCAATGCAAATCCTTTGATTTTACACTTTAATACCAATAAATCCAGCGATAATTTAAGTTCTGTCGAAAAATTGAAAGTTGCTGCCATTGTAAAATATACAGGACATGTGAAAGAAGCTGTTGTTTTAATAGTTGGACACAGTGATAACGTTGGAAATCGCGATTCAAATGTTATTCTTGGGCAAAAACGTGCGGATTTTTCGAAAAAATATTTATCGAAAAACGGTATCGATGCTTTCCGAATTACAACAGAATCAAAAGGTCCTGATGAACCGGTTGGTGAAAATACAACAGCTCAGGGAAAAGCTAACAACAGAAGAACTGTAATTACAATCAAATAA
- a CDS encoding YpdA family putative bacillithiol disulfide reductase, translating to MKEYDLIIVGGGPIGLACAIEAQKKNLSYLIIEKGAIVNSIFNYPLYMTFFSTAERLEIGDIPFNCLAPKPGRQEALEYYRNIHRYFNFSIHLFEKVTKVEKQENTSFKITTDKALYTAKNVVIATGFYDIPITMNVKGEELPKVRHYYKEAHEYAFRNVLVVGANNSSVDAALECWRKGANVTMVIRKNEINSRVKYWVKPDIENRIAEGSIKAYFESNITEIRENEVEIATPNGKITIKNDFVLALTGYKPDLTFLEKMGIKLSEDEQKTPTYNPETMETNIDGLFLAGVVCGGMHTHKWFIENSRIHANMIVDYITSK from the coding sequence ATGAAAGAATATGATTTGATCATTGTTGGGGGCGGCCCAATTGGACTGGCTTGTGCAATTGAAGCTCAAAAGAAAAATCTAAGTTATTTAATTATTGAAAAAGGAGCTATTGTAAATAGTATTTTCAATTATCCTTTGTACATGACTTTTTTCTCTACCGCAGAGCGACTTGAAATTGGCGATATACCGTTTAATTGTCTTGCTCCAAAACCAGGACGTCAGGAAGCGTTGGAATATTACAGAAATATTCACCGTTATTTTAATTTTTCAATTCATTTATTTGAAAAAGTGACAAAAGTCGAAAAGCAGGAGAACACTTCTTTTAAAATTACAACTGATAAAGCTTTATATACCGCAAAAAACGTTGTAATTGCAACAGGTTTTTATGATATTCCGATTACAATGAATGTAAAAGGCGAGGAGTTGCCTAAAGTCAGACATTATTATAAAGAAGCGCATGAATATGCTTTTCGAAATGTTCTTGTTGTTGGCGCCAATAATTCTTCTGTTGATGCCGCTTTAGAATGTTGGAGAAAAGGTGCAAATGTAACAATGGTAATTCGCAAAAATGAAATAAATAGCCGAGTGAAATATTGGGTGAAACCAGATATTGAAAACCGAATCGCTGAAGGAAGTATAAAAGCTTATTTTGAATCGAATATCACTGAAATCCGAGAAAATGAGGTCGAAATTGCAACTCCAAACGGAAAAATTACTATAAAGAATGATTTTGTTCTAGCATTAACAGGATATAAACCTGACCTGACTTTTCTTGAAAAAATGGGAATTAAACTATCTGAGGACGAGCAAAAAACGCCAACGTATAATCCCGAAACAATGGAAACAAATATCGATGGATTATTTCTTGCAGGTGTCGTTTGCGGCGGAATGCATACTCATAAATGGTTTATCGAGAATTCCCGCATTCACGCAAATATGATCGTAGATTATATTACTTCGAAATAG
- a CDS encoding CYTH domain-containing protein, whose product MLEIERKFLVKSDDFKEQAFTQNRIAQGYLSSVPERTVRVRIKGERGFITIKGIGQQGGMSRFEWENEIPLGEALELLKLCEKGKIEKTRFEVKSGKHTIEIDEFYGENEGLVMAEIELESETESFEKPDWLGEEVTNDPRYYNAYLSKNPFKYWEK is encoded by the coding sequence ATGCTCGAAATAGAAAGAAAGTTTCTTGTAAAATCAGATGATTTTAAAGAACAAGCTTTTACCCAAAACAGAATAGCTCAGGGATATTTAAGTTCTGTACCAGAAAGAACTGTCAGAGTTAGAATTAAAGGTGAAAGAGGATTCATAACTATAAAAGGAATAGGGCAGCAAGGAGGAATGTCTCGTTTTGAATGGGAAAATGAAATTCCACTTGGCGAAGCATTGGAATTACTTAAATTATGCGAAAAAGGCAAAATCGAAAAAACTCGTTTTGAAGTAAAATCAGGAAAACATACTATTGAAATTGATGAGTTTTACGGTGAAAATGAGGGTTTAGTTATGGCCGAAATCGAATTGGAATCTGAAACAGAATCCTTTGAAAAACCGGATTGGTTAGGAGAAGAGGTTACAAATGATCCAAGATATTATAATGCTTATTTGAGTAAAAATCCTTTTAAATACTGGGAGAAATAA